From a region of the Salifodinibacter halophilus genome:
- a CDS encoding protein TolA has protein sequence LEEIRRERARLQREQSLAEQKLQQLADRRATQASQTAAATTPAAQAGNQGADTGLLARYQAALQSAIKSKWTRPDSVPLGAAC, from the coding sequence AGCTCGAAGAGATCCGCCGCGAGCGCGCGCGCCTGCAGCGCGAACAGAGCCTGGCCGAACAGAAGCTGCAGCAGCTCGCCGACCGCCGCGCCACCCAGGCCAGCCAGACCGCCGCTGCGACCACGCCGGCCGCCCAGGCCGGCAACCAGGGCGCCGACACCGGTCTGCTGGCGCGCTATCAGGCGGCGCTGCAGTCGGCGATCAAGTCCAAGTGGACGCGCCCGGACTCGGTGCCGCTGGGCGCGGCCTGC